The nucleotide window ATCAGAGATCTTGCTAGCGTCGTATCCTTCATAAGCAGGAATGAATTTGAAATCTTCGATTACCGCTGTTTTACCTTCTTCAGAAGTATATAACCAGTCTAAGAAGTCTTTAGCTGCTGCTACTTCTTTTTCGTCCTTGTTGCTGTTAACAGCCCAGTACATTGGCACGCCAACCGGGATTGAATCTTCTTTATAGCCTTCAACTGGGATCGGAAGGATTCCTACGCCGCTGCTCGCAAGCTCTTCGTCGATTCCAGCGATTGACCCGGATACCCAGTTACCTTGCTGGATGATTGCTGCTTTGCCAGTAGAGAACAACTCTTCCACTTGCTTAGCGTAGTCAAGGCTTACAGTAGGCTGGTCAGAGTATTTGTTCTGCAGGTCAAGAATCTTCTTGAATGCATCACCGTGTTCAAAAGTAACTTCCTTCGATTCGAATGCGTTGATTACGTTTTGGTCAAACTCAGGCGCAAGGAACACGTTTGAAAGGTGAAGTCCAGTTACCCATGTTTCTTTTGCTGGAAGAGCAAATACAGATGTAAGACCAAGGTCTTTCTTCTTGCTGTCTAAAGTCTTTACTGCATCTTCCAAAGCGCTGTAGCTAGTGATGCTCTTTGGATCGATACCAGCTTTTTCAAAAATCTCTTTGTTATAGATGAAGCCGTAGCCTTCCTGGTTGTACGGAAGTCCAAGTACTTTGTCGTCTTTTGTTACGCCTTCAAGAGTTCCGCTAAGAGCAGCTTTTGCAGCTTCTGTGTCAGAAAGGTCTGCGAGCTTATCATTCCAGTCTGCAACGTCCTGAGGTCCGCCTACGTTATAAATAGTAGGTTCGTTGCCAGAAGCGAACTTTGATTTAAGTGCTGCGCCGTAATCTTCGCCGCCGCCCACAGTTGTAATGTTGATGTCAACATCTTTATTTGCTTCTTCATAAGCTTTTGCAATGTCTTCGAACTGATCCTTGAACTCAACCTTGAATTGGAAAATATCAACGGTTACTTTCTCCCCGTCTTTTCCATTTTCGCCAGAAGTCTTGTCATCGCTTGATGAACATCCTGCAAGTCCTCCGCCAATCAAAAGTCCCAGAGAAAGAACTGCTGGAAATAGTTTTTTTGCTTTCATTGTGAGATACCCCCAAATATTTATTTTTTGCATGCAACCACTTGCATTCCGAAACCGTTTGCATATTTTTGCATAAATCCATAGAAGTAATTGTTATACACAACATCATTAAAACGCTTACATGTTTAGGATAAAAGTAAGGAAAACATTGATGTAAATGGATTCCTGAACATTTTGGCTATACTGCCACCCTTGATATGCAAACGATTGCAGCTGTGGATTCATAATAGCATATGATTATTAGGAAGACAATATGTAAGTTTAAGAGAAATTTACATTTTGAGATTATGAGGTTGTAACTGCAGAATAGGGAGCCTACCCTATCCTTAGAAAAAGAGATGAACTAGTATATACACGTATTAGTTGCTGTCGAGAGTTTGAAGGTCTATCATGATTGATAATACTGAAAAATAATGACTGAAGGTGAAGATATGATTAAATGTATAGCTACAGATATGGACGGGACATTGTTGACTGCTTCCCAGCAGATTACTGCGGAGAATAAGGAAGCGATTTTAAAAGCAAAAGAGCAGGGAGTAGAAGTCGTTGTCGCAACCGGAAGATCGTTCCAGGAAGCAAGTTTCGTTTTTGAGGAAGCAGGTCTTAAGCTGCCGATGATTTGTGTGAATGGAGCCGAGGTTCGTTCGGAGGATGGGGAAATCGTTTCTTCAAGCCCGCTGAACAAGGATGAGGCTCGGCAGGCAGCGCTAAGACTTGTGGAAAGCGGCGTGTATTTCGAGGTATACACCAATACAGGCACCTTTACTGAAGATGAGGATATGGCGGTCACGATCATTGTTGATATTTTCTCAACCGCAAATCCTGAAGTGCCGATCGAAAAAATCGCAGAGGCTGCTGAGGAAAGAATTCATAAGGGACTGATTAAGAAGATTGACCATTATGACGAATTATTCGAGGACGACCAATATGAAATCTACAAGCTGTTGGCTTTTTCACTGGATGATGACAAGCTTGAGGCCGCAAAGGCTGGGCTGAAGGAAATTTCAGGGCTTGCGGTCAGTTCCTCCGGGCGTGAAAACATTGAAATCACAAGCTTAGATGCTCAAAAGGGAGTCGCCCTGGAAAAATTCGTCGCATCAAGAGGAATCAGCCTGGAAGAAACAATGGCGCTTGGCGACAATTTCAATGACGTATCGATGATGAAAAAAGTCGGCAAACCGGTAGCGATGGGCAATGCAGCGCAGGAAATCAAAGAACTTTGCGGCGAAGTGACAGCGACGAATGAAGAAAGCGGCGTAGGGAAAGCAATTATGAAGGTACTGGACATTTAATTTTTGAGTGGATTAGAAATTCTGATTTATTAGTGGATTAGAAATTCTGAATTTTAGTGGAGTAAGGCTTCTGATTTTAGAATGGGCTTTATATTAGGAAAGGACGTGTGTCATGAAAAGATTCTTGTATGTGATGTTGGCAATGCTGCTGATGATTGCAGGCTGTTCAGGTGGCGGTGATGAAACGAAGCCTGCTGGTGAAGTGAAACAAAAACCAGAAGACAAAGAAGCGGTTGCCCAGGCCGAACAGCTTGAGGTTGTCGCAGAAAATCTGGAAGTGCCGTGGTCAATCAATAAAAGCGGCGCTACCTTTTACTTGAGCGAACGCCCGGGTTCAATTGTAAAAGTGGAAGGCAGTAACACAGAGAGACAGAAGGTTTCTTTTAAAAAGGAAGTGTCACAAGCTGCTGAAGCCGGATTTCTTGGCTTTGTGCTCGCGCCAGATTTCGAGCAGTCCAACAAGGCCTTTGCCTATTACACATACGAGAATGGCACCGGACAGTTCAATCGGATTGTCGAACTGACTTTGAACAATGGCGATTGGGAGGAAGGCAAGCTGCTACTTGATAAAATCCCGAGCGGACGCTTTCACCACGGAGGCAGGCTGAAAATCGGACCGGATGGAAAGCTATACGCCACGGCAGGTGATGCGGCAACCAATCCGGAAATTGCCCAGGATTTAAGTTCGCTCGGCGGCAAAATCCTGCGCCTGAATCTAGATGGATCTGTTCCGGCAGATAACCCATTTGAAAACTCCTATGTCTACAGCTATGGTCACCGAAATCCGCAGGGACTGACTTGGTCGGAGGATGGCGCGCTTTATGCCAGTGAACACGGACCCTCCGCGCATGATGAAATCAATCTGATTGAGGCCGGGAAAAACTATGGCTGGCCGGAGATAACCGGCGATGACACGAAGCAAGGGATGGAAGCGCCGATTTTCCAGTCAGGAAGTGATACATGGGCACCATCGGGAATGGCTGCGTATGAAGGGAAGTTATATGTCGCAACATTAAGAGGCAATGCGTTGCGCGAGTTCAATCCTGCCGCGAAAACAACAAGGGAAGTCGTCACTGGATTAGGGAGAATACGCGATGTCATCGTGGATGGGGAGTATCTTTACTTCATCAGCAACAATACAGACGGCCGCGGCACCCCGGGTGAAGGCGATGACAGACTTTATCGTGTAAAAGTTGACCGATTGCGCTAATTTAGTTAGTTTTTTATAAATTTTTAAAG belongs to Mesobacillus subterraneus and includes:
- a CDS encoding ABC transporter substrate-binding protein; translation: MKAKKLFPAVLSLGLLIGGGLAGCSSSDDKTSGENGKDGEKVTVDIFQFKVEFKDQFEDIAKAYEEANKDVDINITTVGGGEDYGAALKSKFASGNEPTIYNVGGPQDVADWNDKLADLSDTEAAKAALSGTLEGVTKDDKVLGLPYNQEGYGFIYNKEIFEKAGIDPKSITSYSALEDAVKTLDSKKKDLGLTSVFALPAKETWVTGLHLSNVFLAPEFDQNVINAFESKEVTFEHGDAFKKILDLQNKYSDQPTVSLDYAKQVEELFSTGKAAIIQQGNWVSGSIAGIDEELASSGVGILPIPVEGYKEDSIPVGVPMYWAVNSNKDEKEVAAAKDFLDWLYTSEEGKTAVIEDFKFIPAYEGYDASKISDPLAKEIYEYSSAGKTLAWTFMGYPTGWGQEKLGINIQKYVSGEMTWDELVEESSKAWTEARK
- a CDS encoding Cof-type HAD-IIB family hydrolase — encoded protein: MIKCIATDMDGTLLTASQQITAENKEAILKAKEQGVEVVVATGRSFQEASFVFEEAGLKLPMICVNGAEVRSEDGEIVSSSPLNKDEARQAALRLVESGVYFEVYTNTGTFTEDEDMAVTIIVDIFSTANPEVPIEKIAEAAEERIHKGLIKKIDHYDELFEDDQYEIYKLLAFSLDDDKLEAAKAGLKEISGLAVSSSGRENIEITSLDAQKGVALEKFVASRGISLEETMALGDNFNDVSMMKKVGKPVAMGNAAQEIKELCGEVTATNEESGVGKAIMKVLDI
- a CDS encoding PQQ-dependent sugar dehydrogenase, which gives rise to MKRFLYVMLAMLLMIAGCSGGGDETKPAGEVKQKPEDKEAVAQAEQLEVVAENLEVPWSINKSGATFYLSERPGSIVKVEGSNTERQKVSFKKEVSQAAEAGFLGFVLAPDFEQSNKAFAYYTYENGTGQFNRIVELTLNNGDWEEGKLLLDKIPSGRFHHGGRLKIGPDGKLYATAGDAATNPEIAQDLSSLGGKILRLNLDGSVPADNPFENSYVYSYGHRNPQGLTWSEDGALYASEHGPSAHDEINLIEAGKNYGWPEITGDDTKQGMEAPIFQSGSDTWAPSGMAAYEGKLYVATLRGNALREFNPAAKTTREVVTGLGRIRDVIVDGEYLYFISNNTDGRGTPGEGDDRLYRVKVDRLR